In Arvicanthis niloticus isolate mArvNil1 chromosome 10, mArvNil1.pat.X, whole genome shotgun sequence, a single genomic region encodes these proteins:
- the Spata45 gene encoding spermatogenesis-associated protein 45, which produces MTSFNKVNEVKRQGGNRRQLLEELNEKRESYCLVERSNQVSQLRVQKRHFSQAYQSLACMHIKEPVPESDRTSWINQDIFVHKEKRHFPPKNNAIFG; this is translated from the exons ATGACATCCTTCAACAAAGTCAATGAAGtgaagagacagggagggaacAGGAGGCAGCTCCTAGAAGAGCTAAACGAGAAGCGTGAGTCCTACTGTCTGGTGGAAAGAAGCAACCAAGTCAGCCAGCTGAGAGTTCAGAAGAGGCACTTCAGCCAGGCCTACCAGTCCTTAGCTTGCATGCATATCAAAGAACCCGTTCCTGAAAGTGACAGGACCTCCTGGATCAATCAGGATATCTTTGTGCACAAGGAGAAAAGGCACTTCCCGCCAAAAA atAACGCCATATTTGGATAA